AAGCAGGAAACTGCGGCTGGGAATGGAAGGTGAGCGTATTTCCGGGATTACTGCCGAGGGGAACGCCGACAGTTATTACGTGCAGGGCGCCACAAAAAAAAATAAGGACATGCTTGTCAACATCGCCCGCGGCGATACCATACGGTTCTTTTTCACCGAGGGCAGAATCTCCACCATGCGTATTACCGGGATCGGCGGCGGTGATGCAGTTGGGAAATACTACAGGTTTTCTCCCGCGCCCAAAGATACGGTGAAAACTGAAAATAAACAGAAACAAAAAAAGAGGGCAAAGTGACGGATACAGTCAATACCGGCGGCAGCGGGGATAACCTTGAAGGCATTCAGAGCGCTCAATCCGTTTTACGAACCGAAGGTCTGGTAAAACGGTTCAAGAAGCGCACTGTGGTCAACGGAGTATCGATCGTTATCAGCCAGGGTGAGATCGTTGGGCTGCTCGGACCGAACGGCGCCGGGAAAACAACCATATTCCGCATGGTTGTCGGCATACTCAAACCCAACAAGGGAAGTGTTTACATCGACAGCCGGAATATCACCGGTCTGCCCATGTACAAACGCGCCCGGCTGGGGATCAATTACCTTCCCCAGGAACCCTCCATTTTCCGTAAGATGACCGTTGAAGAGAACATCATGGCCATCCTCCAGACCATGAAGTATAACCGCCGTGAGCGGAAAGAGCGGCTCAACCAGCTTCTCGAAGAGCTTGGAGTCGCCCACATCCGTAAAAGCGAAGCATACACACTGTCAGGAGGGGAGCGGAGGAGAGTAGAGATAGCCCGCGCCCTGGTAACCCAGCCAAAATTCATCCTTCTCGATGAACCCTTCGCCGGGATCGATCCCATCGCGGTCGAGGACATTCAGAACATCGTGGCCGGTCTCAGGAAGAAAGGACTTGGCATCCTTATCACCGATCATAATGTCCGGGAAACTCTGGAAATCACCGACCGGGCTTATATTATCGCGGAAGGCACCATCCTCACCACGGGATCTTCCGAATTTCTGGCAAACGATCCGGAAGCGCGAAAAATCTATTTAGGGGAACGGTTCAAGATGTAAAAGCCAATAGATTGTCTGAACCGCGGATGGTCTGGATGGAAGGATTGATGGGATGTACTTTGGATGTTGGTTGGCTTTTCATTAGTTTGATGAGACGGAAGAAATGGCGGGAACAGCTTGTAGTCCTTGGAGTTATTGAAGAATGTAAAATTTAAAATGGTTTATGTATCTGATGAAAGGTGAACCTCGCGGAAACGATAGTATGAAAAAGGGGGTTGTCAACAGAAATTTTGTCTAAAAAGCACTATTTCAAGCATCTAATAAAAGACAGGGATTCTTTCATTCGATGAGAGATAAATAGAGGGATAAATAGTATTCCGTAAAAAATTGATAAAAAATCATCATGTGTAGCAAGTGATACTCACCTTTTTTACCCATTTCTACAGACTCAAGGATTTATAATTTCAACAAGATCAGTTGCTTTTGTATCTACTTTATTAGAACCCTTATATTTTGCAGTTTTTGCTATTGTAACCTTACCTGGTAGAACATTCCATCCTTTTTGTTTATCCCATATATCATTCCCTAAGTATAAATTGGCAAACCGAACTGAATATTCTTTCTTTGGGGTTAAATTAGGTTCAGGATCGGGAAGCCATAAATATATTTTATAATCTCCATCTGGCATATTGATGTATGGAATCCTAATTGTTGTACAAAGTGTTATTTTCCCCTTAATAGAAGATGGTTCCCATTTACGTGGATCCCAACTCAATATTGTCTTCTTAAAGCAGGGTCCATCTAATACAAACCAAACATGCCTTTCGTTATACATCGAAGCGAAACCTAAATTTGTTAATTCAACTTTAAGCTGCATGAGGCCCCCTGGTTTCACCTCAGTATTATAACCAACATTATCCAGAGAAATTCTATACCCAAGATATTTTGAAATATCTTTAAAACAAGTTGAACCATTATTTGTTGGTGTTTTATTCCAAAGACTGATAACATCTGGATGCCAATCCACATTAAGAAAACTAAAGTGTAAATCTGACATTTCTTTAAAAGCTACTGTACACTTGTATCTCGAATCCGTATTGTCAATATCGCAGCAATCTTCACACTCCGCTATGGTATATCCACAACAAGTTTCACCTCCCACCACAACAAAACGACCATCATCAGACAGAAATTTCTTTTGAGCTACAAGCTGGCCGGGCAGGACGTCCTGATAAGTATCTTTATCGGTTTTAGTCGATAAAAAACAATCATTATGATGTCCAATCCTCGCCGCATTATTTGAAATATTATAAACCCCATTTACATCAATAGGCGTTGTAATTCCTGTAAAGTCAGTTTTAAACCATGGTCTCCGGACCTGTACCATTCTTGAAGACGGAACGACTTCTAAAAGTTTATTAAGAACGGATTCCCGCACGGCTTTGGGTGGGATATCATTGTTATTACTTTTCGAACTATGCCACTCACCCCACGCACCAATAAAACCCGCCTGCACAACTGCTATTACATCTTTGTTCTCTTCAAGAACGTTGGATTTTTTGATTTGATCTAGATGATTGCATATCCAAGTCTCTGATGCATCATTACCTGCACTTGACTCGTTATATGCAAATCTAATAATAATTTTGAGACCCTTATTACGTACTTGGGTAAATCCATTATTCAGGTCAGTTTTAAGGTTAATAATATCGAGGTCCGTATTGAGACAATTGGGGAGATATTTATCAAGACGAATATAACTATAGGCCAGGGTATAGGGTGTATTCATAAAAGTAATATAATTATTCGCTTATCGATTTGAAACAGCACTCTTGACATTTGATGCAAAAATATATATGTTTACACCAGTACAACAGATGAATCTTTGAACTGGAGGTAAGCATGAGTAAGTATAATGAAATCAGTTTTTTCGA
The nucleotide sequence above comes from Candidatus Latescibacter sp.. Encoded proteins:
- the lptB gene encoding LPS export ABC transporter ATP-binding protein, whose amino-acid sequence is MQSAQSVLRTEGLVKRFKKRTVVNGVSIVISQGEIVGLLGPNGAGKTTIFRMVVGILKPNKGSVYIDSRNITGLPMYKRARLGINYLPQEPSIFRKMTVEENIMAILQTMKYNRRERKERLNQLLEELGVAHIRKSEAYTLSGGERRRVEIARALVTQPKFILLDEPFAGIDPIAVEDIQNIVAGLRKKGLGILITDHNVRETLEITDRAYIIAEGTILTTGSSEFLANDPEARKIYLGERFKM
- a CDS encoding DUF4832 domain-containing protein, translating into MNTPYTLAYSYIRLDKYLPNCLNTDLDIINLKTDLNNGFTQVRNKGLKIIIRFAYNESSAGNDASETWICNHLDQIKKSNVLEENKDVIAVVQAGFIGAWGEWHSSKSNNNDIPPKAVRESVLNKLLEVVPSSRMVQVRRPWFKTDFTGITTPIDVNGVYNISNNAARIGHHNDCFLSTKTDKDTYQDVLPGQLVAQKKFLSDDGRFVVVGGETCCGYTIAECEDCCDIDNTDSRYKCTVAFKEMSDLHFSFLNVDWHPDVISLWNKTPTNNGSTCFKDISKYLGYRISLDNVGYNTEVKPGGLMQLKVELTNLGFASMYNERHVWFVLDGPCFKKTILSWDPRKWEPSSIKGKITLCTTIRIPYINMPDGDYKIYLWLPDPEPNLTPKKEYSVRFANLYLGNDIWDKQKGWNVLPGKVTIAKTAKYKGSNKVDTKATDLVEIINP